The following coding sequences are from one Musa acuminata AAA Group cultivar baxijiao chromosome BXJ2-4, Cavendish_Baxijiao_AAA, whole genome shotgun sequence window:
- the LOC135609134 gene encoding malonyl-coenzyme A:anthocyanin 3-O-glucoside-6''-O-malonyltransferase-like, translated as MESAGEVRVLEQSRIFPSMGSAAPPPSLPLTFFDVLWSTSGPFRRLFFYDFPHPAAVFADSVLPKLKSSLSIALARFYPLAGNLRCSSHDDVSEVGWIEGESVSFVLAECDSGFHELSRDYARDVSKLQRLAPRPIWSGAAKPLLAVQVTVFLDQGFTIGIWAHHVACDGTSFTRFVKSWASACRAGEIVEPAAPLFDRTAIPNPLQLRSVNFIPGYESSGTREASTLASNLVTATFALGQDHIRRLKCWVMAKAGERNTTFHCSTVVVTYAYVWVCLMKTLGDAGDETAHFTFTADARGRLPSPVPETYFGNCIVPCFVEVKVSDLVGEDGIFAASEAIGKAIEDLKHGALKGVHGMCERWHHATQKLPMTLAGSPKFKVYDTDFGWGRPVKVEIVMHRSRAVWLQESRSGDGVEIGLSFEQHQMDVFERHFLSGLKLLPE; from the coding sequence ATGGAGTCGGCCGGAGAAGTGAGAGTGTTGGAGCAATCGCGGATCTTCCCATCGATGGGATCGGCGGCGCCGCCGCCCTCTCTTCCGCTCACCTTCTTCGACGTCCTCTGGTCGACCTCCGGTCCCTTCCGCCGCCTCTTCTTCTACGACTTCCCCCACCCCGCTGCAGTCTTCGCCGACTCGGTACTGCCGAAGCTGAAGTCGTCCTTGTCCATCGCGCTTGCCCGGTTCTACCCGCTGGCGGGCAACCTCAGATGCTCCAGCCACGACGACGTCTCCGAGGTCGGTTGGATCGAAGGCGAATCAGTGTCATTCGTCTTGGCCGAGTGCGACAGCGGGTTCCACGAGCTCTCTCGCGACTACGCGCGCGACGTGTCCAAGCTGCAGCGGTTGGCGCCCCGGCCGATCTGGTCGGGTGCCGCGAAGCCCTTGTTGGCTGTGCAGGTCACCGTGTTCCTCGACCAAGGCTTCACCATCGGGATATGGGCGCATCACGTCGCGTGCGACGGCACGAGCTTCACGCGCTTCGTGAAATCGTGGGCGTCCGCTTGCCGAGCCGGGGAGATCGTGGAGCCGGCGGCACCGTTATTCGACAGGACGGCGATCCCTAATCCCCTTCAGCTGCGTTCCGTCAACTTCATTCCAGGTTACGAGAGCTCCGGGACCCGTGAAGCGTCGACCCTAGCCTCCAACTTGGTTACCGCCACGTTCGCCCTCGGACAAGATCACATCCGGCGTCTCAAGTGCTGGGTGATGGCCAAGGCCGGGGAGCGCAACACCACCTTCCATTGCTCGACGGTGGTGGTGACCTACGCGTACGTGTGGGTCTGCCTCATGAAGACGTTGGGCGACGCAGGCGACGAGACCGCGCACTTCACATTCACGGCGGATGCCCGGGGTCGTCTGCCGTCGCCAGTGCCCGAGACATACTTCGGCAACTGCATCGTCCCGTGCTTTGTGGAGGTGAAGGTGAGCGATCTGGTCGGGGAGGACGGCATCTTCGCCGCCTCCGAGGCCATCGGGAAGGCTATAGAAGACCTGAAACACGGCGCCCTTAAGGGTGTGCACGGCATGTGCGAGAGATGGCATCACGCCACGCAAAAACTTCCCATGACCCTGGCGGGATCACCCAAGTTCAAAGTTTACGATACTGATTTCGGGTGGGGAAGACCGGTGAAGGTTGAGATTGTGATGCATAGGAGCCGAGCCGTATGGCTGCAGGAAAGCAGAAGTGGAGATGGCGTGGAAATTGGCTTATCATTCGAGCAGCATCAGATGGATGTGTTCGAGAGGCACTTCCTCAGTGGCCTGAAACTTCTTCCTGAATAG
- the LOC103977802 gene encoding phenolic glucoside malonyltransferase 2-like — protein sequence MASPAAFSVRERSQVSPATGSLLETTLPLTFFDVMCLNRDPVERLFFYRFPDPTCNFMQAVVPALKSSLSVALQSFYPFAGRIRRCPGCCDKYEIHYVDGDSVSFALAEHGGDFEYLSGSHARNVSELLPLIPRIAESGDDRLLLAVQVTLFPDRGVAVAVTFHHAVCDGTGFKQFMASWASSCRSALSGQEVAVPPTPLFDKTMGLRRRVAEEDSATDVVSETFTLRREQIRSLKDLVPAKAKQGKTPFHCSTVVVAFAFAWVCHVRARGHGSDRITHFIFMADCRGRLRLSVPAEYFGNCVRPCFVDVKAEDLIRRDGFVVASAAIGRVIEELKADVLHDAEEWRGGAQAAMAEQALTVAGSPKFSVYDTDMGWGRPNKVEATSIRTSGAILVGESREDEGGVEIGLVLPRNEMEEFGAQFLGGLKLVICCDGAVRSINSYLYIYC from the exons ATGGCGTCACCAGCAGCCTTCAGCGTCAGGGAGCGATCCCAGGTCTCTCCGGCAACGGGATCGTTGCTTGAAACCACTCTGCCGCTCACCTTCTTTGACGTAATGTGCTTGAACAGAGATCCGGTCGAGCGTCTCTTCTTCTATCGCTTCCCCGACCCGACATGTAATTTCATGCAAGCCGTCGTCCCGGCCCTTAAATCCTCCCTCTCCGTCGCTCTCCAGAGTTTCTACCCTTTTGCCGGAAGGATCCGGCGCTGCCCCGGCTGCTGCGACAAGTACGAGATCCACTACGTCGACGGCGACTCGGTCTCGTTCGCTCTGGCGGAGCACGGCGGAGACTTCGAGTACCTCTCCGGAAGCCATGCCCGCAATGTGTCCGAGCTGCTGCCTTTGATCCCCCGGATCGCGGAGTCCGGAGATGACAGGCTCTTGTTGGCCGTGCAAGTCACCTTGTTCCCGGACCGCGGCGTGGCTGTCGCTGTGACTTTCCACCATGCTGTATGCGACGGCACGGGCTTCAAGCAATTCATGGCATCATGGGCATCCTCTTGCAGGTCGGCGTTGTCCGGGCAGGAGGTGGCTGTGCCGCCGACGCCCTTATTTGACAAGACT ATGGGCCTGCGTCGTCGTGTTGCAGAAGAAGACAGCGCCACCGATGTGGTCAGTGAAACCTTTACCCTCCGGCGAGAGCAGATCAGATCGCTGAAGGACTTGGTTCCGGCCAAAGCCAAGCAAGGCAAGACCCCGTTCCATTGCTCGACGGTCGTTGTGGCTTTCGCATTCGCGTGGGTGTGTCATGTACGAGCTCGAGGACATGGGAGTGACAGGATCACCCATTTCATATTCATGGCTGATTGCAGGGGAAGGCTACGGCTGTCCGTGCCCGCCGAGTACTTCGGCAACTGCGTAAGGCCATGCTTCGTGGACGTAAAAGCAGAGGATCTTATACGACGCGATGGGTTCGTGGTGGCGTCGGCGGCCATCGGTAGAGTGATCGAAGAGCTCAAGGCTGACGTCCTGCACGACGCTGAGGAATGGCGTGGAGGAGCGCAAGCTGCCATGGCCGAACAGGCCCTGACTGTTGCGGGATCTCCCAAGTTCAGTGTTTACGACACAGACATGGGATGGGGAAGGCCGAACAAGGTCGAGGCGACTTCCATCAGGACGAGCGGAGCCATATTAGTGGGAGAGAGCAGAGAAGACGAGGGTGGAGTGGAGATCGGTCTAGTTCTCCCAAGGAATGAGATGGAGGAATTTGGAGCTCAGTTCTTAGGCGGTCTGAAACTTGTGATCTGTTGTGATGGTGCGGTTCGTTCCATAAATTCCTATCTCTATATCTATTGTTGA
- the LOC103976713 gene encoding autophagy-related protein 9 isoform X1 encodes MMFSSRKGLIAADRWKGQQRSDLPLTTKLLSDVPPEIELSDYGKLPDSGTESPTGLLDGENLRAETIVDLDIFFRRLYSYYCEKGLWCIITKWIVEILNVIFMVLFIAFFLLYVDWDALRKAKCGIEAVESGQKPCDLAKEVVKHQPLVPFTVTKAIIIASMVILTLYALLKFLKFFTQLKSTVMIRHFYYNRLNITDRDIQTTPWPQVLEKVVQLQKSQQLCVVKELSAHDVVMRIMRKENYLIAMLNKGILAFPISSWVPGAGPAVKSRTAGRKNHLILPKTLEWTLNWCIFESMFDSNFCLQRDFLNNPSSLRKRLIYVGIGLFLISPCLVIFMLVYLFLRHAEQFYHHPSAASSRRWSNLSKWIFREFNEVDHLFIHRLNNSVVPASNYLKQFPSPLITIIAKFVSFVSGGFAAILIIFAILDESLLEGQIFGRNLFWYAAVFGTVTAISRVAVTDELQVLDPEGAMSLVIQQTHYMPKRWCGRENSDSVRTEFETLFQYTGMMLLEEMASIFVTPYLLIFVVPRHVDDILQFISNFTVYVDGVGDVCSFSLFDFQSHGNRKHGSPFDTERYKWSSQGKLEKSFLSFQSTYPCWEPSRHGQQFLSGLRKFREKQMHPQTVQENPSTHTSHLKSKLKDQTELTKRFFSGDEQHGNQGISPTDHKLGSLWAISPSQKTHPYIWDWYYTDFQLNRDVNPNNAITLPTEEMCPPLNKQLTEAEDDENWCPQFSDRHHSQLEGSSSRNDAIQHQSPEHHDIGRWWDRHPGPSSFVPQASFLEPPCYGQQNFDFHSDDTVWRSEAQVANGVEDNSVQKNLHNMSRTTDMDDSGTDDDAFNLHFTDDNDKSFIGKTSYTPNSVPSITIPVTIIPSSKDPVW; translated from the exons ATGATGTTCAGTTCACGTAAGGGTTTAATTGCTGCTGACAGATGGAAAGGGCAACAGAGAAGTGATTTACCACTTACCACTAAATTGCTCAGTGATGTACCACCTGAGATAGAGTTGTCTGACTATGGAAAACTACCGGATTCTGGAACTGAGAGCCCGACTGGACTTCTCGATGGTGAAAACTTAAGGGCAGAAACAATTGTTGATCTAGATATATTTTTTAGAAGGCTTTATAGTTATTACTGTGAGAAGGGTCTTTGGTGCATCATCACCAAGTGGATAGTTGAAATTTTAAATGTGATTTTCATGGTACTTTTTATTGCctttttcttactttatgttgattggGATGCCTTACGCAAAGCAAAGTGTGGGATAGAAGCAGTTGAGTCAGGGCAAAAGCCTTGTGACCTTGCGAAGGAAGTTGTTAAGCATCAACCATTAGTTCCATTTACAGTTACTAAAGCAATTATCATTGCATCCATGGTTATATTGACCTTATATGCACTGCTGAAATTTTTGAAGTTCTTCACGCAACTTAAAAGTACTGTCATGATTCGCCACTTCTATTATAACCG CCTTAACATTACAGACCGCGATATTCAAACAACACCTTGGCCTCAAGTTCTTGAAAAAGTTGTTCAACTACAGAAATCACAACAACTATGTGTGGTCAAGGAGCTTTCTGCACACGATGTGGTAATGCGGATAATGCGCAAGGAGAATTATTTGATTGCGATGCTTAATAAAGGTATCCTAGCATTTCCAATTTCCTCATGGGTCCCTGGTGCCGGTCCGGCTGTCAAATCTAGGACAGCAGGAAGGAAAAACCATTTGATACTGCCAAAAACTCTCGAATGGACTTTGAATTGGTGCATATTTGAAAGCATGTTTGACAG CAATTTTTGTCTTCAGAGGGATTTCCTAAATAACCCttcatctttaagaaaaagactcATATATGTTGGGATTGGGTTGTTTCTCATATCACCATGCCTTGTGATCTTTATGTTGGTTTACCTCTTTTTAAGGCATGCTGAACAGTTCTACCATCATCCAAGTGCAGCCTCATCTCGTAGATGGTCTAATTTGTCAAAATGGATTTTCAGGGAGTTCAATGAG GTGGATCATTTGTTTATACATCGGTTAAACAACAGTGTCGTACCTGCGTCAAATTATCTAAAGCAATTTCCATCGCCTCTGATCACCATAATAGCCAAGTTCGTGTCTTTTGTTTCCGGAGGCTTCGCTGCAATTCTAATTATATTTGCAATCTTGGATGAATCCCTGCTAGAGGGTCAG ATATTTGGTCGCAACTTATTTTGGTATGCTGCTGTTTTTGGAACTGTGACTGCCATAAGTCGAGTTGCTGTGACAGATGAACTTCAAGTGCTTGATCCAGAAGGTGCAATGTCTCTCGTCATTCAACAGACACATTATATGCCAAAAAGGTGGTGTGGTAGAGAAAACAGTGATTCCGTCCGAACAGAATTTGAGACCCTGTTTCAG TATACAGGAATGATGCTACTGGAAGAGATGGCCTCAATATTTGTTACACCTTACTTGCTAATATTTGTTGTGCCAAGG CATGTTGATGATATTTTACAATTCATTTCAAACTTTACGGTGTATGTTGATGGTGTTGGCGATGTTTGCAG CTTTAGTTTGTTCGACTTTCAAAGCCATGGAAATAGGAAGCATGGTTCTCCGTTTGACACAGAAAGATATAAGTGGAGTTCCCAGGGAAAATTGGAGAAATCATTTTTAAG CTTCCAGAGCACCTACCCATGCTGGGAACCCAGTAGACATGGTCAACAGTTCCTATCTGGTCTCCGCAAATTCAGAGAAAAACAGATGCATCCTCAAACCGTTCAGGAGAACCCATCAACTCATACATCACACTTAAAATCTAAATTGAAAGACCAAACTGAACTGACCAAGAGATTCTTCTCAGGGGATGAACAGCACGGCAACCAGGGCATTTCTCCTACTGATCATAAACTTGGTTCTTTATGGGCAATAAGTCCTAGTCAAAAGACTCACCCATATATCTGGGATTGGTACTACACAGATTTCCAGCTAAACCGAGATGTTAATCCAAATAATGCAATAACCCTGCCGACAGAAGAGATGTGCCCACCATTGAATAAACAGCTAACTGAAGCTGAAGATGATGAAAATTGGTGTCCTCAGTTCTCAGATAGACATCATAGTCAGTTAGAGGGCTCCTCATCCAGGAATGATGCCATTCAACACCAGAGTCCAGAGCACCATGATATTGGCCGTTGGTGGGACCGTCATCCTGGCCCTTCATCGTTTGTGCCACAGGCAAGCTTTTTGGAACCCCCTTGCTATGGTCAGCAAAATTTCGATTTTCACAGTGATGATACAGTTTGGAGAAGTGAGGCGCAAGTTGCAAATGGTGTCGAGGACAATAGTGTGCAGAAAAACCTGCACAACATGTCCAGAACAACGGACATGGATGATTCTGGTACAGACGATGATGCATTCAATCTTCATTTTACAGATGACAATGACAAATCTTTTATTGGCAAGACCAGTTATACTCCTAACAGTGTTCCATCAATAACCATTCCGGTGACAATAATACCGAGCAGCAAAGATCCTGTGTGGTAA
- the LOC103976713 gene encoding autophagy-related protein 9 isoform X2: MMFSSRKGLIAADRWKGQQRSDLPLTTKLLSDVPPEIELSDYGKLPDSGTESPTGLLDGENLRAETIVDLDIFFRRLYSYYCEKGLWCIITKWIVEILNVIFMVLFIAFFLLYVDWDALRKAKCGIEAVESGQKPCDLAKEVVKHQPLVPFTVTKAIIIASMVILTLYALLKFLKFFTQLKSTVMIRHFYYNRLNITDRDIQTTPWPQVLEKVVQLQKSQQLCVVKELSAHDVVMRIMRKENYLIAMLNKGILAFPISSWVPGAGPAVKSRTAGRKNHLILPKTLEWTLNWCIFESMFDSNFCLQRDFLNNPSSLRKRLIYVGIGLFLISPCLVIFMLVYLFLRHAEQFYHHPSAASSRRWSNLSKWIFREFNEVDHLFIHRLNNSVVPASNYLKQFPSPLITIIAKFVSFVSGGFAAILIIFAILDESLLEGQIFGRNLFWYAAVFGTVTAISRVAVTDELQVLDPEGAMSLVIQQTHYMPKRWCGRENSDSVRTEFETLFQHVDDILQFISNFTVYVDGVGDVCSFSLFDFQSHGNRKHGSPFDTERYKWSSQGKLEKSFLSFQSTYPCWEPSRHGQQFLSGLRKFREKQMHPQTVQENPSTHTSHLKSKLKDQTELTKRFFSGDEQHGNQGISPTDHKLGSLWAISPSQKTHPYIWDWYYTDFQLNRDVNPNNAITLPTEEMCPPLNKQLTEAEDDENWCPQFSDRHHSQLEGSSSRNDAIQHQSPEHHDIGRWWDRHPGPSSFVPQASFLEPPCYGQQNFDFHSDDTVWRSEAQVANGVEDNSVQKNLHNMSRTTDMDDSGTDDDAFNLHFTDDNDKSFIGKTSYTPNSVPSITIPVTIIPSSKDPVW, encoded by the exons ATGATGTTCAGTTCACGTAAGGGTTTAATTGCTGCTGACAGATGGAAAGGGCAACAGAGAAGTGATTTACCACTTACCACTAAATTGCTCAGTGATGTACCACCTGAGATAGAGTTGTCTGACTATGGAAAACTACCGGATTCTGGAACTGAGAGCCCGACTGGACTTCTCGATGGTGAAAACTTAAGGGCAGAAACAATTGTTGATCTAGATATATTTTTTAGAAGGCTTTATAGTTATTACTGTGAGAAGGGTCTTTGGTGCATCATCACCAAGTGGATAGTTGAAATTTTAAATGTGATTTTCATGGTACTTTTTATTGCctttttcttactttatgttgattggGATGCCTTACGCAAAGCAAAGTGTGGGATAGAAGCAGTTGAGTCAGGGCAAAAGCCTTGTGACCTTGCGAAGGAAGTTGTTAAGCATCAACCATTAGTTCCATTTACAGTTACTAAAGCAATTATCATTGCATCCATGGTTATATTGACCTTATATGCACTGCTGAAATTTTTGAAGTTCTTCACGCAACTTAAAAGTACTGTCATGATTCGCCACTTCTATTATAACCG CCTTAACATTACAGACCGCGATATTCAAACAACACCTTGGCCTCAAGTTCTTGAAAAAGTTGTTCAACTACAGAAATCACAACAACTATGTGTGGTCAAGGAGCTTTCTGCACACGATGTGGTAATGCGGATAATGCGCAAGGAGAATTATTTGATTGCGATGCTTAATAAAGGTATCCTAGCATTTCCAATTTCCTCATGGGTCCCTGGTGCCGGTCCGGCTGTCAAATCTAGGACAGCAGGAAGGAAAAACCATTTGATACTGCCAAAAACTCTCGAATGGACTTTGAATTGGTGCATATTTGAAAGCATGTTTGACAG CAATTTTTGTCTTCAGAGGGATTTCCTAAATAACCCttcatctttaagaaaaagactcATATATGTTGGGATTGGGTTGTTTCTCATATCACCATGCCTTGTGATCTTTATGTTGGTTTACCTCTTTTTAAGGCATGCTGAACAGTTCTACCATCATCCAAGTGCAGCCTCATCTCGTAGATGGTCTAATTTGTCAAAATGGATTTTCAGGGAGTTCAATGAG GTGGATCATTTGTTTATACATCGGTTAAACAACAGTGTCGTACCTGCGTCAAATTATCTAAAGCAATTTCCATCGCCTCTGATCACCATAATAGCCAAGTTCGTGTCTTTTGTTTCCGGAGGCTTCGCTGCAATTCTAATTATATTTGCAATCTTGGATGAATCCCTGCTAGAGGGTCAG ATATTTGGTCGCAACTTATTTTGGTATGCTGCTGTTTTTGGAACTGTGACTGCCATAAGTCGAGTTGCTGTGACAGATGAACTTCAAGTGCTTGATCCAGAAGGTGCAATGTCTCTCGTCATTCAACAGACACATTATATGCCAAAAAGGTGGTGTGGTAGAGAAAACAGTGATTCCGTCCGAACAGAATTTGAGACCCTGTTTCAG CATGTTGATGATATTTTACAATTCATTTCAAACTTTACGGTGTATGTTGATGGTGTTGGCGATGTTTGCAG CTTTAGTTTGTTCGACTTTCAAAGCCATGGAAATAGGAAGCATGGTTCTCCGTTTGACACAGAAAGATATAAGTGGAGTTCCCAGGGAAAATTGGAGAAATCATTTTTAAG CTTCCAGAGCACCTACCCATGCTGGGAACCCAGTAGACATGGTCAACAGTTCCTATCTGGTCTCCGCAAATTCAGAGAAAAACAGATGCATCCTCAAACCGTTCAGGAGAACCCATCAACTCATACATCACACTTAAAATCTAAATTGAAAGACCAAACTGAACTGACCAAGAGATTCTTCTCAGGGGATGAACAGCACGGCAACCAGGGCATTTCTCCTACTGATCATAAACTTGGTTCTTTATGGGCAATAAGTCCTAGTCAAAAGACTCACCCATATATCTGGGATTGGTACTACACAGATTTCCAGCTAAACCGAGATGTTAATCCAAATAATGCAATAACCCTGCCGACAGAAGAGATGTGCCCACCATTGAATAAACAGCTAACTGAAGCTGAAGATGATGAAAATTGGTGTCCTCAGTTCTCAGATAGACATCATAGTCAGTTAGAGGGCTCCTCATCCAGGAATGATGCCATTCAACACCAGAGTCCAGAGCACCATGATATTGGCCGTTGGTGGGACCGTCATCCTGGCCCTTCATCGTTTGTGCCACAGGCAAGCTTTTTGGAACCCCCTTGCTATGGTCAGCAAAATTTCGATTTTCACAGTGATGATACAGTTTGGAGAAGTGAGGCGCAAGTTGCAAATGGTGTCGAGGACAATAGTGTGCAGAAAAACCTGCACAACATGTCCAGAACAACGGACATGGATGATTCTGGTACAGACGATGATGCATTCAATCTTCATTTTACAGATGACAATGACAAATCTTTTATTGGCAAGACCAGTTATACTCCTAACAGTGTTCCATCAATAACCATTCCGGTGACAATAATACCGAGCAGCAAAGATCCTGTGTGGTAA
- the LOC103976713 gene encoding autophagy-related protein 9 isoform X3: MRIMRKENYLIAMLNKGILAFPISSWVPGAGPAVKSRTAGRKNHLILPKTLEWTLNWCIFESMFDSNFCLQRDFLNNPSSLRKRLIYVGIGLFLISPCLVIFMLVYLFLRHAEQFYHHPSAASSRRWSNLSKWIFREFNEVDHLFIHRLNNSVVPASNYLKQFPSPLITIIAKFVSFVSGGFAAILIIFAILDESLLEGQIFGRNLFWYAAVFGTVTAISRVAVTDELQVLDPEGAMSLVIQQTHYMPKRWCGRENSDSVRTEFETLFQYTGMMLLEEMASIFVTPYLLIFVVPRHVDDILQFISNFTVYVDGVGDVCSFSLFDFQSHGNRKHGSPFDTERYKWSSQGKLEKSFLSFQSTYPCWEPSRHGQQFLSGLRKFREKQMHPQTVQENPSTHTSHLKSKLKDQTELTKRFFSGDEQHGNQGISPTDHKLGSLWAISPSQKTHPYIWDWYYTDFQLNRDVNPNNAITLPTEEMCPPLNKQLTEAEDDENWCPQFSDRHHSQLEGSSSRNDAIQHQSPEHHDIGRWWDRHPGPSSFVPQASFLEPPCYGQQNFDFHSDDTVWRSEAQVANGVEDNSVQKNLHNMSRTTDMDDSGTDDDAFNLHFTDDNDKSFIGKTSYTPNSVPSITIPVTIIPSSKDPVW; this comes from the exons ATGCGGATAATGCGCAAGGAGAATTATTTGATTGCGATGCTTAATAAAGGTATCCTAGCATTTCCAATTTCCTCATGGGTCCCTGGTGCCGGTCCGGCTGTCAAATCTAGGACAGCAGGAAGGAAAAACCATTTGATACTGCCAAAAACTCTCGAATGGACTTTGAATTGGTGCATATTTGAAAGCATGTTTGACAG CAATTTTTGTCTTCAGAGGGATTTCCTAAATAACCCttcatctttaagaaaaagactcATATATGTTGGGATTGGGTTGTTTCTCATATCACCATGCCTTGTGATCTTTATGTTGGTTTACCTCTTTTTAAGGCATGCTGAACAGTTCTACCATCATCCAAGTGCAGCCTCATCTCGTAGATGGTCTAATTTGTCAAAATGGATTTTCAGGGAGTTCAATGAG GTGGATCATTTGTTTATACATCGGTTAAACAACAGTGTCGTACCTGCGTCAAATTATCTAAAGCAATTTCCATCGCCTCTGATCACCATAATAGCCAAGTTCGTGTCTTTTGTTTCCGGAGGCTTCGCTGCAATTCTAATTATATTTGCAATCTTGGATGAATCCCTGCTAGAGGGTCAG ATATTTGGTCGCAACTTATTTTGGTATGCTGCTGTTTTTGGAACTGTGACTGCCATAAGTCGAGTTGCTGTGACAGATGAACTTCAAGTGCTTGATCCAGAAGGTGCAATGTCTCTCGTCATTCAACAGACACATTATATGCCAAAAAGGTGGTGTGGTAGAGAAAACAGTGATTCCGTCCGAACAGAATTTGAGACCCTGTTTCAG TATACAGGAATGATGCTACTGGAAGAGATGGCCTCAATATTTGTTACACCTTACTTGCTAATATTTGTTGTGCCAAGG CATGTTGATGATATTTTACAATTCATTTCAAACTTTACGGTGTATGTTGATGGTGTTGGCGATGTTTGCAG CTTTAGTTTGTTCGACTTTCAAAGCCATGGAAATAGGAAGCATGGTTCTCCGTTTGACACAGAAAGATATAAGTGGAGTTCCCAGGGAAAATTGGAGAAATCATTTTTAAG CTTCCAGAGCACCTACCCATGCTGGGAACCCAGTAGACATGGTCAACAGTTCCTATCTGGTCTCCGCAAATTCAGAGAAAAACAGATGCATCCTCAAACCGTTCAGGAGAACCCATCAACTCATACATCACACTTAAAATCTAAATTGAAAGACCAAACTGAACTGACCAAGAGATTCTTCTCAGGGGATGAACAGCACGGCAACCAGGGCATTTCTCCTACTGATCATAAACTTGGTTCTTTATGGGCAATAAGTCCTAGTCAAAAGACTCACCCATATATCTGGGATTGGTACTACACAGATTTCCAGCTAAACCGAGATGTTAATCCAAATAATGCAATAACCCTGCCGACAGAAGAGATGTGCCCACCATTGAATAAACAGCTAACTGAAGCTGAAGATGATGAAAATTGGTGTCCTCAGTTCTCAGATAGACATCATAGTCAGTTAGAGGGCTCCTCATCCAGGAATGATGCCATTCAACACCAGAGTCCAGAGCACCATGATATTGGCCGTTGGTGGGACCGTCATCCTGGCCCTTCATCGTTTGTGCCACAGGCAAGCTTTTTGGAACCCCCTTGCTATGGTCAGCAAAATTTCGATTTTCACAGTGATGATACAGTTTGGAGAAGTGAGGCGCAAGTTGCAAATGGTGTCGAGGACAATAGTGTGCAGAAAAACCTGCACAACATGTCCAGAACAACGGACATGGATGATTCTGGTACAGACGATGATGCATTCAATCTTCATTTTACAGATGACAATGACAAATCTTTTATTGGCAAGACCAGTTATACTCCTAACAGTGTTCCATCAATAACCATTCCGGTGACAATAATACCGAGCAGCAAAGATCCTGTGTGGTAA